From Candidatus Methylomirabilota bacterium, a single genomic window includes:
- a CDS encoding (4Fe-4S)-binding protein, with amino-acid sequence MAHFSCEVVYRGIFQKNLAARICRGIVLSARKAGRWGIAFGRYGDSPQRNGIPAKDFAIVADTQEELEQNMARYEPKEVDVTICVDDTLSKGVESWAWYGLQPINQLTLPNGTLLMTSLQSFDALLEDIHKKDTPYTLALLRAKASFSGLWVYREDHTEARIL; translated from the coding sequence ATGGCGCATTTCTCGTGCGAGGTCGTCTACCGCGGCATCTTCCAGAAGAACCTGGCCGCCCGCATCTGCCGCGGCATCGTCCTCTCCGCCCGCAAGGCCGGCCGCTGGGGCATCGCCTTCGGGCGTTACGGCGACAGCCCGCAGCGGAACGGTATCCCCGCGAAGGACTTCGCGATCGTGGCCGACACGCAGGAGGAGCTCGAGCAGAACATGGCGCGCTACGAGCCCAAGGAGGTCGACGTCACGATCTGCGTGGATGACACGCTCTCCAAGGGGGTAGAGTCCTGGGCCTGGTATGGGCTACAGCCCATCAATCAGCTGACCCTGCCCAACGGCACCCTCCTGATGACCTCGCTCCAGTCGTTCGACGCCCTGCTCGAGGACATCCACAAGAAGGACACGCCCTACACGCTCGCGCTGCTGAGAGCAAAGGCGTCGTTCTCGGGCCTCTGGGTATACCGCGAGGACCACACCGAGGCGCGCATCCTC